One Caenibius sp. WL genomic window, TCAGTACGACCATGGGCGTGCCCAGCCGCCGCCTGGTGTTCAAGGAAGCGGCTGGTGTGGTCGGCGCGATCACGCCGTGGAACATGCCGGTGCAGATCAATCTGGCGAAGCTGACGGCAGCGTTGGCCGCAGGTTGCACCGTGGTGCTGAAACCCGCCCCTGATACGCCATGGTCGGCGATGATGATAGGCGAAGCGGCGGCTGCCATCGGCCTGCCCAGGGGTGTGCTCAATGTGGTGACGAGTGCGGACAAATCGGCACTGGGCGAACAATTGGTGCGGGACCCGCGCGTCGATGTGATTTCCTTCACCGGTTCCACCGCGGTCGGCAAGCGGATCATGGCGGCGGCTTCCGCCACGCTGAAGCGGGTGTTTCTGGAACTGGGCGGAAAATCGGCCAATATCGTGCTCGACGATGCGCAATTCCCCGATGCGCTTTATGGCGCGATGACCGTCTGTTTCCATGCCGGGCAGGGCTGTTCGCTGCCGACCCGCATTCTCCTGCCGCGTGCGCGGTATGAGGAAGCGGTGGCAATCATCCGCCAGATGTACGAGGCGATGCCATTCGGCGATCCGGCCAATCCGCAACAGTTCATGGGACCGGTCGTCTCCAAGGCGCAGTTCGAGCGGGTGGCGGGCTACATCAAGCTGGGGCAGGACGAAGGGGCCCGGCTGGTAACCGGCGGCGTGGCCGAAGGCATGGATGGCTATTACATCCGCCCGACGCTGTTCGCCGATGTGACGAACGACATGCGTATCGCGCAGGAGGAGATTTTCGGCCCCGTCCTTGTCGCCATCCCCCACGATGGGGATGACGATGCGGTGCGGATCGCAAACGATTCCGTCTATGGCCTTGGCGGTGCGGTGCAGTCGTCCGATCCCGACCGCGCGCTGGCAGTGGCGCGGCGCATCCGAACCGGATCGCTCAACATCAACAGTGCCAACATGTTCGGCGCCGATGCCCCGTTCGGCGGTTACAAGCAGAGCGGGATCGGCCGCGAAATGGGCGTGGAAGGGTTCGAGGAGTACCTGGAAACCAAGACCGTGGCGGTGGAGGCGCAAGGGGCATGAGCGCTGAAGGCAAAGTCGTGCTGGTGACGGGCGGTGCGCGCAACATGGGTTTCCATGCGGCGGCGGGGCTGGTCCGGCGCGGGGCGAAAGTGGCGATCCTCGCACGCGGACGCGAAGCGGTGGAAGAAGCGGCGCAGGCGCTGGGCGGCGATGTGCTGCCGATCGCGGCGGAGGTGACCGACCCGGCGCAGATCGCCGAGGCGCTACGTCAGACGGCGGAGCGTTTCGGCGGGATCGATGGTATCGTCAACAACGCCGGTGTCGCCTATCCCAACGCGATCGAGAAGCTCGACGAAGCGCAAGTGCGTGAGCAGACGGCGGTCAACTTTCTCGCCCCGATCTTCGCCGCGCGGGCGGTGATTCCCTATCTGCGCCAGCGCGGCGGTGGGCGGATCGTCAATATCTCCTCCGCCACCACGCGGGCGCCGGGTTCGTTCGGGCACCTTTCGATCTATGGCGCGACCAAGGCGGG contains:
- a CDS encoding SDR family NAD(P)-dependent oxidoreductase, whose translation is MSAEGKVVLVTGGARNMGFHAAAGLVRRGAKVAILARGREAVEEAAQALGGDVLPIAAEVTDPAQIAEALRQTAERFGGIDGIVNNAGVAYPNAIEKLDEAQVREQTAVNFLAPIFAARAVIPYLRQRGGGRIVNISSATTRAPGSFGHLSIYGATKAGLEYFTEQLRHEVQKDNIAVTCFIPGDTSTGFGRAWAPEAVQAAYADWLDQGPYWNGMMPVEVVGEEIAHMFDLPNNVTFEVTMLRPVGQLPKTLEGE
- a CDS encoding aldehyde dehydrogenase family protein, coding for MTGFADSLLYIDGALRPGGQGRMYDNVAPTAGRPVGRAADAGAEDMEAAIAAARRAFDESDWAHDHAVRMQWMDRLQARLADLIPAYRERISAETGATLAVVDSVGLAVPVEMMKWTIDLARNYRFERDIGISTTMGVPSRRLVFKEAAGVVGAITPWNMPVQINLAKLTAALAAGCTVVLKPAPDTPWSAMMIGEAAAAIGLPRGVLNVVTSADKSALGEQLVRDPRVDVISFTGSTAVGKRIMAAASATLKRVFLELGGKSANIVLDDAQFPDALYGAMTVCFHAGQGCSLPTRILLPRARYEEAVAIIRQMYEAMPFGDPANPQQFMGPVVSKAQFERVAGYIKLGQDEGARLVTGGVAEGMDGYYIRPTLFADVTNDMRIAQEEIFGPVLVAIPHDGDDDAVRIANDSVYGLGGAVQSSDPDRALAVARRIRTGSLNINSANMFGADAPFGGYKQSGIGREMGVEGFEEYLETKTVAVEAQGA